A single window of Dichotomicrobium thermohalophilum DNA harbors:
- a CDS encoding SDR family oxidoreductase has product MTDHSPPIALVTGAAKRIGRSVARRLVEEGWAIGLHYNRSRHEAESFAEELRALGARVAPLKADLSDYDETRRLVPACAEALGPPDCLVNNASIFERDSVRDFTAESWAAHQNTNLRAPVMLAQAFDKALPAGQDGNIINIIDQRVLRLTPTFFSYTLSKSALWTATRTMAQALAPRIRVNAIAPGPVLPNHYQTEADFAREWESTLLRHGAKPEEIADAVVFLLRARSVTGQMITLDGGEHLQ; this is encoded by the coding sequence ATGACCGATCACAGTCCGCCCATCGCTCTCGTGACTGGCGCCGCCAAGCGTATCGGCCGCTCCGTTGCGCGTCGGCTCGTCGAGGAGGGCTGGGCGATCGGCCTGCATTACAATCGCTCGCGCCATGAGGCTGAGAGCTTCGCCGAGGAGCTACGCGCGCTGGGTGCCCGCGTTGCACCGCTGAAGGCAGACCTGAGCGATTACGACGAGACGCGGCGTCTCGTGCCGGCCTGTGCCGAGGCGCTCGGCCCGCCCGACTGTCTCGTCAACAACGCGTCGATCTTCGAGCGCGATTCGGTCCGTGACTTCACGGCGGAGAGCTGGGCCGCGCATCAGAACACCAACCTCCGCGCGCCGGTCATGCTCGCCCAGGCCTTCGACAAGGCGCTGCCCGCCGGGCAGGACGGCAACATCATCAATATCATCGACCAGCGCGTGCTGCGGCTCACGCCAACCTTCTTCTCCTACACGCTCAGCAAGTCCGCGCTCTGGACCGCCACGCGCACCATGGCTCAGGCGCTCGCGCCGCGCATCCGCGTCAACGCCATCGCGCCCGGGCCGGTCCTGCCCAACCATTACCAGACAGAGGCCGATTTCGCGCGCGAGTGGGAGTCAACACTGTTGCGCCATGGCGCAAAGCCCGAAGAGATCGCCGATGCCGTCGTCTTCCTCCTGCGCGCGCGCTCAGTGACCGGCCAGATGATCACCCTGGACGGGGGCGAACATCTCCAGTGA